Proteins found in one Quercus robur chromosome 2, dhQueRobu3.1, whole genome shotgun sequence genomic segment:
- the LOC126709955 gene encoding putative receptor protein kinase ZmPK1 translates to MGSPVLFLLFSLAFSFPLSSSAVIISKGTSLSVEKPDILTSPNGDFSAGFYSVGDNAYCFAIWFSNSRTVVWMANRDQPVNGKRSKLSLLNTGNLILTDATKLNVNVWATNTVSLSSVQLFLNNTGNLVLRNKEHVLWQSFDFPTDTLLPEQLFTRKTKLVSSRSQTNISSGFYELSFYNNSYLQSVYNGPNVSRTYYYYHYSLLGYYNSGTLVFNSLGNFSSYDHLTIISADYGAVLHRRLTLDYDGNIRLYSWEEEGKTWVVSWQGTQRPCKIPGACGANSLCSYVIGSGRKCSCAPGYKMKNRSDWADGCEPEVDLSCDESELDFVLLSYVDFYGYDFAIFPNYTLDECWDQCLAACDCKAFQYNNNTCYLKTRLLNGYRSPDLWGDIYLKLPKSKILPGDNPLQEFSLICSSDSTLQNGKNRTVKFMLWFASGVGALEIISFFVVWCLYIKTQKSLGVDKQGHDHAAIGFRKFTYTELKKATKSFTEEIGRGAGGIVYKGVLFDKRVAAIKRLNEVNQGESEFLSEVSIVGRINHMNLIEMWGYCVEGKHRLLVYEYMEHGSLANNLSTKALDWEKRFKIAIGTAKGLAYLHEDCLDWILHCDVKPQNILLDSTYQPKVADFGLSKLQNRCVLKNSSFSRMRGTRGYMAPEWVFNMPITSKVDVYSYGIVVLEMVTGKGPSRNVHAINDGGEAEHKMLVTWVREKMKKAASNTSSLEEIIDPMLEGKYDMVKMKALVQVSLQCVEEDKDARPTMSQVVEMLIRQEKD, encoded by the coding sequence ATGGGTTCGCCAGTCTTGTTCCTTCTATTCTCTTTGGCATTTTCTTTCCCACTTTCATCTTCAGCAGTTATCATCAGTAAAGGCACATCCTTATCAGTAGAGAAACCAGATATTCTAACATCGCCAAATGGCGACTTCTCTgctggcttttattccgtgggTGATAATGCCTATTGCTTTGCCATATGGTTTAGCAACTCACGCACCGTAGTTTGGATGGCAAACCGTGACCAGCCAGTAAATGGAAAGCGCTCAAAGCTCTCCCTCCTCAATACTGGCAATCTCATCCTAACTGATGCCACTAAGTTAAATGTCAACGTTTGGGCCACAAACACTGTCTCACTCTCCTCAGTCCAATTATTTCTCAACAACACCGGTAATCTTGTTCTACGTAACAAGGAACATGTTTTGTGGCAAAGCTTTGACTTCCCTACAGATACCCTTCTTCCTGAACAACTATTCACTAGAAAAACAAAGCTTGTCTCCTCAAGAAGCCAGACCAACATTTCCTCTGGTTTCTATGAGCTTTCCTTCTACAACAATAGCTATCTTCAAAGCGTTTATAATGGTCCTAATGTTTCCcgtacttattattattatcattattcaTTGCTTGGGTATTACAATAGTGGCACACTTGTCTTTAATTCCTTAGGGAATTTTAGTTCATACGATCATTTAACTATTATCTCAGCCGACTATGGAGCAGTGCTTCATAGAAGATTGACACTTGATTACGATGGTAATATTCGATTGTACAGTTGGGAAGAGGAGGGGAAGACTTGGGTTGTTTCATGGCAAGGCACTCAGAGACCTTGCAAGATTCCTGGTGCTTGTGGGGCCAACAGTTTGTGCAGTTATGTTATTGGTTCCGGCAGGAAATGTTCTTGCGCACCAGGATACAAGATGAAAAATCGTAGCGATTGGGCTGATGGCTGTGAACCCGAAGTTGATCTTTCTTGCGATGAAAGTGAATTGGACTTTGTGCTATTATCCTATGTTGACTTTTACGGGTATGATTTTGCAATCTTCCCTAATTACACCTTAGATGAATGTTGGGATCAATGTTTGGCAGCATGTGATTGCAAAGCGTTCCAATACAACAATAACACTTGTTATCTGAAGACACGATTGCTGAATGGATATCGTTCGCCAGATTTATGGGGAGATATCTATTTGAAACTTCCAAAAAGCAAAATCTTGCCCGGCGACAATCCTCTACAAGAATTCAGTTTAATTTGCTCAAGTGATAGTACACTACAAAACGGTAAAAACAGGACAGTGAAATTTATGCTCTGGTTTGCTAGTGGAGTGGGTGCACTTGAAATCATCTCTTTCTTTGTGGTGTGGTGTCTCTAcatcaaaacccagaaaagttTAGGTGTTGACAAGCAAGGACATGATCATGCTGCCATTGGATTTAGAAAATTTACATATACTGAACTAAAGAAGGCCACAAAGAGTTTTACTGAGGAGATTGGAAGAGGTGCGGGGGGAATTGTATACAAAGGTGTGTTGTTTGATAAGCGAGTTGCAGCAATCAAGCGTCTAAATGAAGTCAACCAAGGAGAAAGTGAATTTCTATCAGAAGTAAGCATCGTTGGAAGGATTAATCACATGAACTTAATAGAGATGTGGGGGTATTGCGTAGAGGGAAAACACAGGCTTTTGGTGTATGAGTACATGGAGCATGGTTCTTTAGCAAATAACCTCTCAACCAAGGCACTTGATTGGGAGAAAAGGTTCAAAATAGCCATAGGCACTGCGAAAGGTCTAGCTTATTTGCATGAGGATTGTTTAGACTGGATTTTACATTGTGATGTAAAGCCTCAAAATATACTTTTAGACTCGACTTATCAACCAAAAGTGGCAGATTTTGGCTTGTCAAAGTTACAAAATAGATGCGTCCTTAAGAATTCAAGCTTCTCAAGGATGAGAGGAACCCGAGGTTACATGGCTCCAGAATGGGTTTTCAATATGCCCATCACCTCCAAAGTGGATGTTTATAGTTATGGGATTGTGGTGTTGGAAATGGTGACCGGAAAGGGTCCATCAAGGAATGTCCATGCTATAAATGATGGTGGGGAAGCTGAGCACAAAATGTTGGTTACATGGGTGagggaaaaaatgaagaaagcgGCTTCAAATACCTCCTCGCTTGAAGAGATCATTGATCCAATGTTAGAAGGTAAATATGACATGGTCAAGATGAAAGCTTTGGTTCAGGTTTCTCTACAATGCGTAGAAGAAGACAAAGATGCAAGACCTACCATGAGCCAAGTAGTTGAAATGCTCATACGCCAAGAAAAAGATTGA